Within Bacteroidales bacterium, the genomic segment TCCTCAGTGGCTTTCTGATGGCTTTACAGATGATAACCGAAGATTTTTCACCGTAGAAAAAGCATGGAACATTTTTCAGCTTTCTTATAATTTTCCTTCTGATAAAAGGCGGTGAACCATCCGCATATCAATGTTTTTTATATCTTTACAGCTCTTATGTTATAAAACATATTTTATGAAAGTTGCTGTTGTTGGCGTAAGCGGAGCTGTTGGCCAGGAATTTTTAAAGGTGCTGGAACAGCGGAATTTTCCGCTCGATGAAATCGTTCTGTACGGATCGGCCAGAAGTGCCGGCCAGACGTATTCCTTCAGAGGAAAGCCTGTTGCAGTGAAGGAACTGAAACACAACGACGATTTCAAAGGGATTGATATTGCCCTGGTTTCAGCCGGTGCCAATGTTTCCAGAGAATTTGCCCCGACCATCACCAAGTTTGGGACAGTAATGATTGACAATTCCAGCGCATTCCGCATGGATGCTGATGTTCCTCTGGTGGTGCCCGAGGTAAATCCGGAAGATTGCAAAAACCGGCCCAGAAATATCATTGCCAATCCCAACTGCTCCACCATTATTATGGTTGTTGCCCTGAAACCCCTTCACGATATTTCTCCCATAAAAAGGATTCATGTGGCCACCTACCAGGCTGCCAGTGGTGCCGGTGCACAGGCCATGGCCGAGCTGATGGAACAGACCAGGCAGGTGCTGAACAACGAACCGGTACACATTGAAAAATTCAAATACCAGCTTGCGTTCAACCTCATCCCTCAGATCGATGTTTTCCTGGAAAATGGCTATACCAAGGAAGAAATGAAAATGTACCATGAGACCAGGAAAATGATGCACGCTGAAATCGAAGTTAGTGCCACTACAGTCAGGGTTCCTGTGCTGAGAAGCCATTCCGAAGCAGTATGGGTGGAAACCGAAAAGGAAATCAGTCTTGCCGAAGCCAGGAAAGCATTTGAAAAAGCCGAAGGAGTTATTCTTCAGGATGACCCTTCCACCTTCACCTATCCGATGCCCTGGTTCACCTCCGATAAGGATGAAGTATTTGTTGGCCGCCTGCGGAAAGACATTTCCCGTCCGAATGCCCTTACTTTCTGGTGTGTGGGCGACCAGTTGCGGAAAGGTGCTGCCCTGAATGCAGTTCAGATTGCTGAATACCTGGTTAAAAACAGGCTCTTGTAGAATGTCCTCCCAGGTTTTCTGTGCTCCATTCTATTCCAATGTTTCAATATCTGGGTACAGAAAATTGTCATAGGGATAACGTTTGCGGTGGATTTCCTTTACTTCGCGGTAAAGCAATTCTTTAAGTGTTTCGATGTTTTGTTTCTTCAGAGCTGAAATGAAAACCGCCGGGGCATTTTCTCTGGCAATCCACATTTTCTGAAGGTTTTCCATTGATTGTCCGGCCGGTTCGCCCGGGTTATCAGCAGTGCCGGCCAGATCTTCGGGTTTGTAGGCATCAATCTTGTTGAAAACCATGATCATTTTCTTATCGCCGGCCTGAATTTCCTTCAGTGTTTCCTGCACTATGGCAATTTGCTCCTCATAACCGGGATGGGATAAGTCGACCACATGCAGAAGAATATCCGATTCGCGCACTTCATCCAGGGTCGACTTAAAGCTTTCAACCAGTGAATGCGGCAATTTTCGGATAAACCCAACGGTATCGGACAACAGAAACGGCAGGTTTTTAATCACCACCTTCCTTACCGTCGGGTCAACGGTGGCAAACAATTTGTTTTCGGCAAAAACATCGGCTTTGGCCAGCAGGTTCATCAGGGTTGACTTACCTACATTGGTATAGCCAACCAGGGAAACACGCACCAGCCGCCCCCGGTTTTTGCGCTGGGTAGCCATTTGCCGGTCTATGCGTTTCAGCTCTTCCTTAAGATTGGCAATCCGGTTTCGGATAGCCCGGCGGTCGGTTTCAATTTCCTTTTCACCCGGGCCCCGAAGGCCTATTCCACCCCGCTGACGTTCCAGATGCGTCCACATCCTGGCCAGCCGCGGCAGAAGATATTCATACTGGGCCAGTTCTACCTGGGCTTTGGCATAGGCAGTATGCGCCCTCTGGGCAAATATGTCGAGAATAAGATTGGTCCGGTCGAGAACCTTTCTTCCCAGTTCCCTGTCAAGATTCCGCAACTGGGTTGGTGAAAGTTCATCATCGAAAACCACCAGATCAACCTGGTGAAAATCAATATACGCCCTGATTTCATTCACCTTCCCCTGCCCGATGAAGGTACGGGGATTCGGCGCTTCCATCCGCTGAATAAACTTCTTTACCGCCCTGGCTCCTGCTGTTTCCACCAGAAAGGCCAGCTCCTCCAGATAATCTGCCACCACTTCCTCTTCCTGCCAGGGAAAGGCAACTCCCACAAGCACGGCTCGTTCTGCCTTCCGGGCAGTAACATAATAATTCCCCATAGGTGAAATGCATATAAACTTCCGGACAAAATGGTCCGGTTAAAATCTGCGGGGCAAAGATACAATCTGCAGAAGAATTTACTTTATCAGATGCTTGTTACGGTACACAACGTCCCTCACTGCATTGGACAGGTTTTCCGTACACCTACCGATCATTTCAAAGTCGGTCGGGAAGGGAACCGGCTTGGTTTGTATTTTCTTCAATTGTTCTTCCGAAAGGGCCTTAACATCTCCAATCGCTCTGGCTGAAGTGAAGGTGAATCTTGATTCCGCCCCTATCGGCTCTTTCTTCAAAAGCCTTTTGTCGGGGTTGAGCATCATGAATTCCACTTCTCCCCTCAGGCTGACACTTTTTTCCTGAATGCTCTCAATCAGGCTGCAACTGATGGTTTTGGTCTTTTTTATCTTGATGTCATTCCCGGCCGAATCCTTCATTACATTGCCCCTTGCATCGAGCACATACTGAAATCCGTCATCCACCTCCTTCGTCACATGCTGGT encodes:
- a CDS encoding aspartate-semialdehyde dehydrogenase; translated protein: MKVAVVGVSGAVGQEFLKVLEQRNFPLDEIVLYGSARSAGQTYSFRGKPVAVKELKHNDDFKGIDIALVSAGANVSREFAPTITKFGTVMIDNSSAFRMDADVPLVVPEVNPEDCKNRPRNIIANPNCSTIIMVVALKPLHDISPIKRIHVATYQAASGAGAQAMAELMEQTRQVLNNEPVHIEKFKYQLAFNLIPQIDVFLENGYTKEEMKMYHETRKMMHAEIEVSATTVRVPVLRSHSEAVWVETEKEISLAEARKAFEKAEGVILQDDPSTFTYPMPWFTSDKDEVFVGRLRKDISRPNALTFWCVGDQLRKGAALNAVQIAEYLVKNRLL
- the hflX gene encoding GTPase HflX; translated protein: MGNYYVTARKAERAVLVGVAFPWQEEEVVADYLEELAFLVETAGARAVKKFIQRMEAPNPRTFIGQGKVNEIRAYIDFHQVDLVVFDDELSPTQLRNLDRELGRKVLDRTNLILDIFAQRAHTAYAKAQVELAQYEYLLPRLARMWTHLERQRGGIGLRGPGEKEIETDRRAIRNRIANLKEELKRIDRQMATQRKNRGRLVRVSLVGYTNVGKSTLMNLLAKADVFAENKLFATVDPTVRKVVIKNLPFLLSDTVGFIRKLPHSLVESFKSTLDEVRESDILLHVVDLSHPGYEEQIAIVQETLKEIQAGDKKMIMVFNKIDAYKPEDLAGTADNPGEPAGQSMENLQKMWIARENAPAVFISALKKQNIETLKELLYREVKEIHRKRYPYDNFLYPDIETLE